A single region of the Pseudanabaena sp. FACHB-2040 genome encodes:
- a CDS encoding phospholipase D-like domain-containing protein translates to MHLSKIRGFKWGIFFGLGLLLFLALNGWHSSSALTPSQVPLPQDPYLQAYFNQSQASVYTEPYRKVTRYGDNLEQVIIDTLNQAQSSIDVAVHELNLPGVAQVLCDRAQAGVQVRLILENTYSRPWTGLSPSQVGELDEYRQGKYSEFISLVDQNRDGNLSEAERRQRDALYILHQAQIPLIDDTADGSRGSGLMHHKFAVIDSRIVLTGSTNWSISDIHGDFASPESRGNHNALLVINSPALASLYAEEFQEMWGDGAAKRKDSRFGKQKTYRAVRSLSLPGTTLQLQFSPTPKPQTWAQSVNGLIAKTLQQAQRKADLALFVFSEQALSNTLAQAAGRGVQVSTLIDPGFAYRDYSEGLDMLGVRMPNQKCGYEANNQPWTKPILSAGIPHLAEGDKLHHKFALIDDMTVIIGSQNWSKAANDTNDENLLVIRNPTVAAHFRREFDRLYSTADLGMTPLLQASLNKRRRACGL, encoded by the coding sequence GTGCATCTATCCAAAATTCGTGGGTTCAAGTGGGGCATTTTTTTTGGCCTAGGGCTCCTTCTGTTTTTGGCCCTCAACGGCTGGCACTCCAGTTCAGCGCTCACGCCCAGTCAGGTTCCTCTGCCCCAAGATCCTTACCTGCAAGCTTACTTTAACCAAAGCCAGGCCAGCGTTTACACCGAGCCTTACCGCAAAGTCACCCGCTACGGGGACAACCTAGAGCAGGTGATCATCGACACTCTCAATCAGGCTCAATCTTCTATCGACGTAGCTGTTCATGAGCTAAACTTGCCGGGAGTTGCCCAAGTTTTGTGCGATCGCGCCCAAGCCGGGGTGCAGGTACGCCTCATCCTAGAGAACACCTACAGTCGCCCTTGGACAGGGCTGAGCCCTTCTCAAGTAGGCGAGCTAGATGAGTACCGTCAGGGCAAATATAGTGAGTTCATTTCGCTAGTCGATCAAAACCGGGACGGCAATTTGAGTGAGGCAGAGCGCCGTCAGCGCGACGCCCTCTATATTCTGCATCAGGCTCAGATACCGCTGATCGATGACACAGCAGACGGCTCTAGAGGCAGTGGCTTGATGCACCACAAGTTTGCAGTCATAGACAGCCGCATCGTTCTAACGGGGTCTACAAACTGGTCGATTAGCGACATTCACGGAGATTTTGCCTCCCCTGAAAGCCGAGGCAATCATAACGCGCTGCTGGTAATCAACAGTCCGGCGCTGGCAAGTCTCTATGCCGAGGAGTTCCAGGAAATGTGGGGCGATGGCGCAGCAAAACGTAAAGATAGCCGCTTTGGTAAACAGAAAACCTATCGGGCAGTGCGATCGCTCTCTCTACCAGGAACAACTCTACAGCTGCAGTTTTCACCCACCCCCAAACCCCAAACCTGGGCCCAAAGCGTCAACGGCCTGATCGCCAAAACGCTGCAGCAGGCCCAGAGAAAAGCTGATCTAGCGCTATTTGTGTTCTCAGAGCAGGCCCTGAGCAATACGCTGGCTCAAGCTGCCGGGCGGGGTGTCCAAGTCAGCACCCTAATCGATCCTGGATTTGCCTACAGGGATTACAGCGAAGGTCTAGATATGCTGGGAGTCCGTATGCCGAACCAGAAGTGTGGTTACGAGGCTAACAATCAGCCTTGGACAAAGCCCATCCTGTCGGCGGGCATTCCCCACCTAGCTGAAGGCGACAAGCTGCACCACAAATTTGCTCTGATTGACGACATGACCGTCATCATCGGCTCGCAAAACTGGAGTAAGGCCGCTAACGACACCAACGACGAGAACCTGCTGGTCATTCGCAACCCCACCGTAGCGGCCCATTTTCGCCGAGAATTTGATCGGCTCTACAGCACTGCTGACTTGGGTATGACCCCCCTGTTACAGGCCAGCCTTAACAAACGTCGTCGCGCCTGCGGGCTGTAG
- a CDS encoding surface-adhesin E family protein, translating into MKNLLVSLAAIIPVVSASGALAQSTQANWVEVTRNAVGDRFMVERNSIELRDGIVWYWEHRDFPEPNNAFIGVELEQPVYSALLYRSVDCAGGVSRLRQIIVHGQERQVIQRINYGDAGQLTQPQAGSSAAAVLRFVCEQAQATPTAPQR; encoded by the coding sequence ATGAAAAATTTGCTTGTTAGTTTGGCGGCGATCATTCCTGTTGTCAGTGCTTCTGGTGCGCTGGCTCAATCTACTCAAGCAAACTGGGTCGAGGTAACGCGCAATGCTGTGGGCGATCGTTTCATGGTAGAGCGTAACTCCATTGAACTTAGAGATGGCATTGTTTGGTATTGGGAGCATCGCGATTTTCCTGAACCAAACAATGCCTTTATCGGGGTTGAGCTGGAGCAACCGGTGTATAGTGCCCTCCTGTATCGCTCTGTTGATTGTGCTGGCGGTGTTTCTCGGCTCCGGCAAATTATTGTTCATGGCCAGGAGCGGCAAGTGATTCAGCGCATTAACTATGGGGATGCGGGTCAGTTGACGCAACCTCAAGCAGGCAGTAGCGCAGCAGCCGTCTTGCGCTTTGTCTGTGAACAGGCCCAGGCAACACCAACTGCACCCCAACGATGA
- a CDS encoding M48 family metallopeptidase: MMLSHLTNSIQKYQRRWLYGLMSLLMAVSISLATPTPSHAGILDLIFNGVQYIQLSNLSDQNEVTLGRQIDQQIKRQGVRVYNRNPAIVDYVNQIGQRLATTSDRPNLPYTVQVLEDNSVNASATMGGFLYVNTGLIRTAANEAELAGVMAHEIGHITGRHAVNQMRERAIASGIAGAIGVNRDRLVNIGVQLALQMPNQRADEYDADRRGFANMGRAGYDQSGFVTFMQRLNNQSGRPPEFFSTHPDPSNRVTSLQNLLNAERNPAATAGLDANAYKARISGL, translated from the coding sequence ATGATGTTATCTCATCTCACAAACTCTATCCAGAAATATCAACGCCGCTGGCTATACGGCCTGATGTCTCTGCTGATGGCTGTCAGCATTAGTCTAGCCACGCCTACACCTTCTCATGCGGGCATTCTAGACCTGATTTTTAACGGGGTTCAGTACATTCAGCTGTCCAATCTCTCTGACCAAAATGAAGTCACTCTGGGCCGCCAAATCGACCAGCAGATTAAGCGCCAGGGTGTACGCGTTTACAATCGCAATCCAGCCATTGTGGATTACGTCAACCAGATTGGTCAGCGGTTAGCGACGACTAGCGATCGCCCTAATCTGCCTTATACAGTCCAAGTGCTAGAAGATAACAGTGTCAACGCCTCGGCCACGATGGGCGGATTCCTCTACGTCAATACTGGCCTAATCAGAACTGCTGCCAACGAAGCTGAGTTGGCGGGCGTCATGGCTCACGAAATTGGGCATATCACGGGTCGCCACGCCGTTAATCAGATGCGGGAACGTGCGATCGCAAGTGGCATTGCCGGAGCCATAGGCGTCAACCGCGACAGGCTGGTCAATATCGGTGTGCAGCTGGCGCTGCAGATGCCTAACCAACGGGCAGATGAGTATGATGCAGATCGTCGAGGCTTTGCCAACATGGGTCGGGCCGGGTACGACCAGTCTGGCTTTGTCACCTTCATGCAAAGGCTCAACAACCAGAGCGGCCGACCCCCCGAATTCTTCAGCACTCACCCCGATCCCAGCAACCGGGTGACCAGTCTGCAAAACCTGCTCAATGCCGAAAGAAACCCAGCCGCTACTGCCGGGCTCGATGCTAATGCTTACAAAGCTCGCATCAGTGGTCTGTAG
- a CDS encoding DUF4330 domain-containing protein, with protein sequence MKLLDTKGRLFGKISLLDLGAALIILVALVGIFFYPGTSGSVAQMGAVTKPIEVDVMVRGLTVADPQGLFNTLQNSETTNVIIRNQPYGKVGIKEVKLLPRSVAVPQPDGTVKSYPDPRPELGYTVDMLMTLTGDAQITSDGAVFGNSKVKVGTQIEVEGEFYNFFTSTVGVRVLEPAS encoded by the coding sequence ATGAAGCTTTTAGATACAAAAGGGCGGCTATTCGGTAAGATCAGCCTCCTCGATTTAGGTGCAGCTCTAATTATCCTGGTGGCGCTAGTCGGCATTTTCTTCTATCCTGGCACCTCCGGTTCGGTTGCTCAGATGGGGGCCGTAACCAAACCAATCGAGGTGGATGTGATGGTTCGGGGGCTGACCGTTGCCGATCCACAAGGGCTGTTTAACACCCTGCAAAACTCAGAGACGACCAACGTTATTATTCGTAACCAGCCCTATGGCAAGGTCGGCATCAAGGAAGTTAAGCTGTTGCCCCGCAGTGTTGCCGTTCCCCAGCCCGACGGTACAGTGAAGTCTTACCCCGACCCTCGGCCCGAATTGGGGTACACCGTTGACATGCTGATGACCCTGACCGGAGATGCCCAGATCACCAGCGATGGTGCAGTTTTTGGTAACAGCAAGGTCAAGGTCGGTACTCAGATTGAGGTAGAAGGTGAGTTCTATAACTTCTTTACCAGTACCGTTGGCGTGCGCGTTCTAGAACCTGCCTCCTAG
- a CDS encoding lysozyme, with amino-acid sequence MGTWIKETDKAIYLMQGGYWISRISKYPSNANPKEQVLNISGLRSWFMRDDYPKAMTVSIGTGTPEPEPMPPLPPTPPPVPPTTPPASGARQTNAAGVEIIKHFEGVRLKAYQDSVGVWTIGYGHTSAAGAPNVTPGLTITQAEAENILKRDLGLFERGVIDAVKVTVNENQFSSLVSFSFNVGLGNLRSSTLLRKLNAGDYSGAANEFPRWVNAGGQQLPGLVRRRNAERALFLSQNYRAFM; translated from the coding sequence ATGGGGACCTGGATTAAGGAAACCGATAAAGCTATTTACTTGATGCAGGGTGGATATTGGATTTCAAGAATCTCAAAATATCCCTCAAACGCAAACCCAAAAGAACAAGTACTCAACATCTCTGGCCTGCGCTCCTGGTTCATGCGCGATGACTACCCCAAAGCCATGACCGTTTCCATCGGCACAGGAACCCCCGAACCTGAGCCAATGCCACCCCTGCCGCCCACCCCGCCCCCTGTCCCACCAACTACTCCACCGGCCTCAGGGGCCCGCCAAACCAATGCTGCTGGCGTAGAAATTATTAAGCACTTTGAAGGAGTACGTCTAAAGGCCTATCAAGACTCAGTTGGCGTCTGGACGATTGGCTACGGTCACACCTCAGCAGCCGGTGCCCCCAATGTCACCCCTGGCCTAACGATCACGCAAGCCGAGGCTGAAAACATCCTAAAGCGAGATCTGGGGCTGTTTGAGCGCGGCGTGATTGATGCCGTCAAAGTAACCGTTAACGAAAACCAGTTCTCCTCTCTAGTGTCTTTCTCTTTTAATGTGGGGTTGGGCAATTTGCGAAGCTCCACGCTTTTGAGAAAGCTCAACGCTGGAGACTACAGTGGTGCAGCCAATGAGTTTCCCCGCTGGGTCAATGCAGGCGGGCAGCAGCTCCCTGGCTTAGTCAGGCGGCGCAATGCAGAGCGAGCCCTTTTCCTCAGCCAAAACTATCGCGCCTTTATGTAG
- a CDS encoding SpoIID/LytB domain-containing protein — MVKPLQQLKPPQLKQVRLQPTKLRQISVEALRIPLSKLQLGDGKSILSLPYLIAASGLVFATVLAAQFAASPLARASKAAAFQDSLWQANGVVRQSIVGLYRAERVLLPLPTGATPPQAAANPAAPGAAVPPSAASASAPAAAARPAAAATPIAAAAAPPVPAPQAAVNPGSTIDTNLEMRVAIARNASSLSVGVSTAGYLMDLNGQNYCNIPAQTSYVARPTGQGIDFGNCQLGTAVWLESAEGGYIYINDTWFKGRVLLLNDGGNLLAVNYVLMHDYLSSVVGTEMFVNWPIEALKAQAIAARSYALTHHVRPASRHFDLDNTERFQAYKGIAKETNTTQIAVAETSGEFISYNGGIVESLYAASDQIVQEAHGGQGMSQTGAMQLASQGYNYTQILANYYPGTGLSRLVIE; from the coding sequence ATGGTAAAACCCCTTCAGCAGTTGAAGCCTCCCCAACTCAAGCAGGTGCGTCTGCAGCCCACCAAATTGCGGCAGATTTCCGTGGAGGCGCTACGCATTCCTCTCAGCAAACTGCAGCTGGGCGACGGCAAATCTATTCTCTCTCTGCCCTACCTCATAGCTGCCAGCGGCCTGGTTTTTGCCACGGTGCTAGCGGCTCAGTTTGCAGCCTCTCCCCTGGCACGAGCCAGCAAAGCTGCCGCCTTTCAAGACTCTCTTTGGCAGGCTAATGGCGTAGTGCGCCAGTCGATCGTGGGCCTTTATCGGGCTGAGCGTGTGCTGCTGCCCCTACCTACAGGCGCAACTCCTCCTCAGGCCGCTGCTAACCCAGCAGCCCCTGGAGCAGCCGTTCCCCCAAGCGCTGCTAGTGCCTCAGCTCCAGCAGCAGCGGCTCGGCCAGCAGCGGCGGCAACGCCAATAGCGGCAGCAGCGGCTCCGCCAGTTCCGGCTCCCCAGGCAGCGGTCAACCCAGGCTCAACTATTGATACCAATCTGGAGATGCGGGTTGCGATCGCACGTAACGCCAGCAGCCTCAGTGTCGGGGTTTCCACGGCAGGCTACCTGATGGATCTCAATGGCCAAAACTACTGCAACATTCCGGCTCAGACCAGCTACGTAGCCCGACCCACCGGACAGGGCATTGACTTTGGCAACTGCCAGTTAGGAACAGCAGTCTGGCTAGAATCTGCAGAAGGCGGCTACATCTACATTAACGACACCTGGTTCAAGGGTCGGGTGTTGCTGCTCAACGATGGAGGCAACCTACTGGCGGTCAACTATGTGCTGATGCATGACTACCTGAGCAGCGTCGTCGGCACCGAAATGTTTGTTAACTGGCCCATTGAAGCACTCAAAGCGCAAGCCATTGCCGCCCGCTCCTATGCCTTGACTCACCACGTTCGCCCCGCTAGTCGCCACTTTGACCTCGACAATACCGAGCGGTTTCAGGCATACAAGGGCATCGCCAAGGAGACCAACACAACCCAAATCGCGGTTGCTGAAACCTCAGGCGAGTTCATCAGCTACAACGGCGGCATTGTGGAGTCTCTTTATGCTGCCTCTGACCAAATTGTACAGGAGGCCCACGGCGGTCAGGGCATGAGCCAAACAGGAGCCATGCAGTTGGCTTCCCAAGGCTACAACTACACTCAGATTTTGGCTAACTACTACCCAGGGACAGGGCTGTCTCGCTTGGTGATTGAGTAG
- the bioB gene encoding biotin synthase BioB gives MNSVVAPSVDWTQLAQQALAGDLISREAARAVLQAPNAQLLDQLAAAYRVRRHYWGNRVRLHFLLNAQSGLCPEDCHYCSQSKISGAEIEKYPLMAQEQILAAAERAHTLQAGTFCMVISGRSPSERVFNQVLEAVQTVKSRYPMKICACLGLLDADQTRRLAAAGVDRVNHNLNTAENYHESVCTTHTFQDRVDTVQAVQAAGITTCSGGILGMGESDDDVIDLALSLRQMNVTSVPLNFLIPIPGTPFSEQNTLTPRQCLRILCLFRLLLPSQEIRIAGGREVHLRHLQPLGLYAANSIFVGDYLTTPGQAAQADFEMIRDMGFVLEAPDGSPISAT, from the coding sequence ATGAACTCAGTAGTGGCTCCCTCAGTCGATTGGACTCAACTAGCTCAGCAGGCTCTAGCAGGTGACCTGATCAGCCGGGAAGCGGCTCGCGCTGTATTACAGGCTCCCAACGCCCAGCTTTTAGACCAGCTGGCGGCAGCTTACCGGGTGCGGCGGCACTACTGGGGAAATCGAGTACGGCTACATTTTCTACTCAACGCCCAAAGCGGTCTGTGCCCAGAGGACTGCCACTACTGTTCCCAGTCGAAGATTTCTGGGGCTGAAATTGAGAAGTATCCCTTGATGGCCCAGGAGCAAATTTTGGCAGCCGCTGAGCGGGCTCATACGCTCCAGGCTGGCACCTTCTGCATGGTGATTTCAGGGCGATCTCCCTCAGAGCGTGTTTTTAACCAGGTGCTAGAGGCTGTGCAGACAGTGAAGTCTCGCTACCCTATGAAAATCTGCGCTTGTCTAGGGCTTTTAGATGCAGATCAGACTCGCCGACTGGCTGCTGCTGGGGTTGATCGGGTTAACCATAATCTCAATACGGCGGAGAACTACCACGAGTCTGTCTGCACAACCCACACTTTTCAAGATCGAGTAGACACAGTTCAAGCGGTTCAGGCCGCTGGCATCACCACTTGCTCCGGCGGCATTTTGGGCATGGGTGAGTCAGACGATGACGTGATTGATCTGGCCCTTTCCCTGCGGCAGATGAACGTGACCAGCGTGCCCCTAAACTTTTTGATTCCTATTCCCGGCACGCCTTTTTCAGAACAAAACACGCTCACTCCGCGTCAGTGTCTACGCATTTTGTGTCTGTTTCGCCTGCTGTTGCCCTCTCAAGAGATTCGCATTGCCGGGGGGCGGGAGGTTCACCTACGCCACTTGCAGCCTCTGGGCCTGTATGCGGCTAACTCTATTTTTGTCGGGGACTACCTGACCACGCCCGGTCAGGCAGCCCAAGCTGATTTTGAGATGATTCGAGACATGGGGTTTGTTCTCGAAGCGCCAGATGGCTCTCCGATTAGCGCTACATAA
- a CDS encoding pantothenate kinase codes for MADFTSKRREGSQPAGVQQKSEVASEECDRWLALVAGNSRLHWACFKGRQLICSWHTAHLNADQVRNLQAQGLQAAGWQGLAPTIEVEIPVAAKPLPLWAASVVREQISLWQTYPALQVVRLEQVPLQNLYPALGVDRALSLLGAGLIYGWPMLVIDAGTALTFTAGTDHCFVGGAILPGLSLQAQALSKGTDALPQIEWAQDTLPQRWAASTAEAIQSGILYTQLAGMRDYLADWWQQFPAGKAVLTGGNASRLLSALRQTTPAIAEQIGFDPNLMFLGLAACRSSTDH; via the coding sequence ATGGCGGATTTCACTTCTAAAAGGCGCGAAGGTTCTCAGCCTGCTGGGGTGCAACAAAAAAGCGAGGTGGCCTCTGAAGAATGCGATCGCTGGCTGGCTTTGGTAGCGGGCAACTCTCGCCTTCACTGGGCTTGCTTTAAAGGGCGGCAGCTAATCTGCTCCTGGCATACCGCCCACCTGAATGCTGACCAGGTGAGAAATCTGCAGGCTCAGGGGCTACAGGCGGCAGGTTGGCAGGGTTTAGCTCCTACGATTGAGGTTGAGATACCGGTTGCGGCAAAACCGCTACCTCTATGGGCGGCTTCGGTTGTTAGAGAGCAGATCTCTCTATGGCAAACATATCCTGCTCTACAGGTCGTTCGCTTGGAGCAGGTTCCGCTGCAAAATCTTTACCCGGCTTTAGGTGTTGACCGAGCTTTGTCGTTGCTGGGGGCAGGGTTAATTTATGGCTGGCCGATGCTGGTGATTGATGCAGGCACTGCCTTGACCTTCACAGCAGGCACTGATCACTGCTTTGTAGGGGGCGCGATCTTGCCGGGGCTCTCCCTGCAGGCGCAAGCTTTGTCTAAGGGCACTGATGCCTTGCCTCAGATTGAGTGGGCGCAAGACACACTGCCCCAGCGTTGGGCAGCCAGCACAGCAGAAGCCATTCAGAGCGGCATTCTCTATACGCAGCTAGCGGGTATGCGAGACTACCTAGCAGATTGGTGGCAGCAATTTCCAGCAGGTAAGGCCGTGCTTACGGGGGGCAATGCCTCCCGCCTGCTCAGCGCCCTCAGGCAGACTACCCCTGCGATCGCTGAGCAGATAGGCTTTGACCCAAATCTTATGTTTCTAGGCCTAGCAGCCTGCCGCAGTTCTACAGACCACTGA
- a CDS encoding fructosamine kinase family protein, with translation MWTSIAEQISQATGQPFTVQAQHSIGGGCINQAYRITDGSQSYFVKLNAATQMGMFEAEALGLKEIYDSQTIQVPRPICWGVAESSAFIVLDWLEFGYGSEQAWQRMGENLAVMHRVTSPQGFGWDRNNTIGETPQRNPWTQDWVEFYREHRLRYQFQLAHRRGGHFPRQEELLTAVPTLLAGHTPTPSLVHGDLWSGNTSVTKAGEPVILDPATYYGDREVDIAMSELFGSFHPAFYRGYNAAYPLDEGYPQRKILYNLYHILNHFNLFGGGYASQANRMIDQLLS, from the coding sequence ATGTGGACCTCAATTGCAGAGCAAATTAGTCAGGCAACCGGGCAGCCCTTCACCGTGCAAGCCCAGCATTCGATAGGTGGGGGGTGCATCAATCAGGCATACCGCATCACCGATGGGTCACAAAGCTACTTCGTTAAGCTTAATGCAGCAACCCAGATGGGCATGTTTGAAGCCGAAGCGCTGGGCCTCAAGGAAATTTACGACAGCCAAACTATTCAGGTGCCGCGCCCAATCTGTTGGGGAGTCGCTGAAAGTTCCGCTTTTATCGTGCTAGATTGGCTCGAGTTCGGCTATGGCAGCGAACAGGCCTGGCAGCGCATGGGCGAGAACCTGGCAGTTATGCACCGCGTCACCAGCCCCCAAGGTTTTGGTTGGGACCGCAACAACACCATTGGCGAAACACCCCAGCGCAACCCCTGGACTCAAGACTGGGTAGAATTCTACCGAGAACATCGGCTGCGCTACCAGTTTCAGTTAGCCCATCGACGCGGCGGCCATTTTCCCCGGCAGGAAGAACTGCTAACAGCAGTGCCGACCCTGCTTGCAGGACACACCCCCACTCCATCTCTTGTGCATGGCGATCTCTGGTCAGGCAACACCTCAGTCACAAAAGCAGGCGAACCCGTGATTCTCGATCCGGCAACTTACTACGGCGATCGCGAAGTAGACATCGCTATGAGTGAACTGTTCGGCAGCTTTCACCCCGCTTTCTATAGAGGCTACAACGCAGCCTATCCACTCGACGAAGGCTACCCTCAGCGCAAGATTCTCTACAACCTCTATCACATCCTCAACCACTTCAACCTCTTTGGCGGCGGCTACGCATCTCAAGCAAATCGGATGATTGATCAGTTGTTGAGCTAA
- a CDS encoding pitrilysin family protein — protein sequence MPISTAFAAPIAGLVAPTIRQLPNGLTIIAEQMPIEAINLSIWLRVGSAIESDPINGMAHFLEHMIFKGTPALQSGEFERLIEGRGAVTNAATSQDYTHYYITAAPKDFAALAPLQIQMVLNPRLADEDFERERPVILEEIRQAEDNPRRRTFYRSMEMAFDRLPYRRPVLGPAAVIEQLQPQQMRDFHRTWYQPRSMTAVAVGNLPVDTLIEVVAEAFEQAQLERYGHDWAVASGLSLKQFETWTAPKPEAPFDCIRRADYADSSLQQARLIMSWRVPGLRDLEETYALDILASILGQGRTSRLVRDLREERGLVSSISASNMTYGQQGVFNVSAQVPVENLEVVEDAIAHHIAAICNTPITESELSRVRTQVANRYVFGSETPSDRAGLYGYYHTLTGDVGYALDYPAKIQGLEATHIQLAAQQYLIPDAYGLVTLRPA from the coding sequence ATGCCTATTTCAACGGCTTTTGCCGCTCCCATCGCGGGCCTAGTGGCTCCAACCATTCGTCAGTTGCCCAATGGGCTCACCATTATTGCCGAGCAGATGCCAATTGAGGCAATCAACCTGAGCATTTGGTTGCGGGTTGGCTCAGCGATTGAATCAGACCCTATTAATGGCATGGCTCACTTTCTAGAGCACATGATTTTTAAGGGCACCCCAGCATTGCAAAGCGGTGAGTTTGAGCGGCTGATTGAGGGGCGAGGCGCTGTGACCAATGCGGCTACCAGCCAAGACTATACCCACTACTACATCACGGCGGCCCCTAAGGACTTTGCTGCCCTAGCCCCGCTGCAAATTCAGATGGTTCTAAATCCGCGTCTGGCTGATGAGGATTTTGAGCGGGAGCGACCCGTCATTCTGGAGGAAATTCGGCAGGCTGAGGACAACCCCCGCCGCCGCACTTTCTATCGATCTATGGAGATGGCCTTTGATCGGCTGCCTTACCGCCGCCCGGTCTTGGGGCCTGCAGCCGTCATTGAGCAGCTGCAGCCTCAGCAAATGCGAGATTTCCACCGCACTTGGTACCAGCCTCGCTCTATGACGGCTGTTGCGGTGGGTAATTTGCCTGTGGATACTTTAATTGAGGTGGTGGCAGAGGCGTTTGAACAGGCCCAACTGGAGCGCTATGGCCATGACTGGGCAGTCGCATCTGGTCTGTCTCTAAAGCAGTTTGAAACTTGGACTGCGCCTAAACCAGAAGCGCCCTTTGACTGCATTCGACGGGCAGATTATGCCGATAGCAGTCTGCAGCAGGCGCGTTTGATTATGAGCTGGCGGGTGCCTGGCCTGAGGGATTTAGAAGAAACTTACGCGCTGGATATCCTGGCATCAATTTTGGGTCAGGGCCGCACGTCGCGGTTGGTGCGCGACCTGCGGGAGGAGCGGGGCCTGGTTAGCAGCATTTCGGCCAGCAATATGACCTATGGGCAGCAGGGCGTGTTTAATGTGTCGGCCCAGGTGCCGGTGGAAAATTTGGAGGTGGTGGAGGATGCGATCGCACATCACATTGCTGCCATCTGCAATACCCCCATCACCGAATCCGAACTTAGCCGAGTTCGCACCCAGGTAGCCAACCGCTACGTCTTTGGGTCCGAAACCCCAAGCGATCGCGCTGGCCTGTATGGCTACTACCACACCCTCACCGGTGATGTCGGCTACGCTCTAGATTACCCCGCCAAAATCCAGGGCCTAGAAGCGACGCACATTCAGCTGGCAGCGCAGCAATACCTCATCCCAGACGCCTACGGCCTGGTGACCCTCCGTCCGGCTTAG
- a CDS encoding sensor histidine kinase — protein MAKWVYLLVQFILLGTIAHLQGWGLDALSPLLIVVLLRSSVMYERRERWTIAGLVWLIYPITLAPFLILWGVLRFVAIKDWNTNIPGMVTQPDGSVQLNLSFNSEQVQQASVFLQNSILYLLSDALLSFGLILIFVLLVVSSLVSERQGRRKLALAHEQLYQYSLQIEDQATLQERTRIAREIHDSLGHLLTAQSVVLENIALSLKSNSQEAQAFLEDSKRLGAEARRELRQAILMLRSDPLQGKLFEEAVDHLIAEFSYISGIQPTVQIRLPIHIPDRYQVSAYRILEEALTNIQKHSEATRVDIKLEIQSAADTATPILYLKIADNGKGFNLQQNKTGFGLQGMRERAESLGGEIRFITQPGCCITVLLPLLGAKQ, from the coding sequence ATGGCAAAGTGGGTGTACCTGCTGGTCCAGTTCATTCTGTTGGGAACAATCGCCCACTTACAAGGTTGGGGACTCGATGCCCTGTCGCCCTTACTGATTGTGGTGTTGCTCCGCAGCAGCGTTATGTATGAACGGCGAGAACGATGGACGATCGCTGGATTAGTGTGGCTGATCTATCCAATCACCCTTGCCCCATTCCTGATTCTCTGGGGAGTTTTGCGCTTTGTCGCGATTAAAGATTGGAATACAAATATTCCGGGAATGGTCACTCAACCCGATGGTAGCGTCCAACTTAATCTCAGTTTTAATTCTGAACAGGTGCAGCAGGCCTCTGTCTTTTTGCAAAACTCGATTCTTTATTTGCTGTCAGATGCCCTGCTTTCATTCGGATTGATTCTAATTTTTGTACTGCTGGTGGTGAGTTCTTTAGTGAGTGAGCGTCAGGGACGGCGCAAGCTTGCCCTAGCACATGAGCAGCTTTATCAGTATTCTTTGCAAATTGAAGATCAGGCAACGCTACAAGAACGCACCCGCATCGCCCGCGAAATTCACGACTCGTTAGGGCATCTGCTCACCGCACAAAGCGTCGTTCTAGAAAATATTGCCCTCTCGCTTAAAAGCAATTCTCAAGAAGCTCAAGCCTTTCTAGAAGATAGTAAACGCCTTGGTGCAGAGGCCCGGCGGGAGCTGCGGCAAGCAATCTTGATGCTGCGCTCAGACCCACTACAAGGGAAGTTATTTGAAGAGGCAGTTGACCATCTCATTGCCGAGTTCAGCTACATTAGCGGGATTCAGCCTACAGTACAAATTCGTTTGCCAATACACATTCCCGATCGCTATCAAGTTTCCGCATATCGCATTTTAGAAGAGGCGCTGACCAACATTCAGAAGCACAGCGAAGCAACTCGGGTTGATATTAAACTGGAAATTCAGTCAGCTGCAGATACAGCAACTCCAATCTTGTATCTAAAAATTGCTGATAATGGAAAAGGATTTAATCTACAGCAAAATAAAACAGGCTTTGGCTTACAGGGAATGCGAGAACGCGCCGAAAGTTTAGGGGGAGAAATTAGATTTATCACTCAACCAGGGTGCTGTATTACAGTCTTGTTGCCGCTGCTGGGGGCAAAACAATGA